From a region of the Theobroma cacao cultivar B97-61/B2 chromosome 8, Criollo_cocoa_genome_V2, whole genome shotgun sequence genome:
- the LOC18592930 gene encoding dihydrolipoyllysine-residue acetyltransferase component 5 of pyruvate dehydrogenase complex, chloroplastic — translation MAHILQTSFLPFTSSLRRTPVSGPKGKPQALQVKAKIREIFMPALSSTMTEGKIVSWTKSEGEKLSKGESVVVVESDKADMDVESFHDGFLAAIMVEEGGVAPVGSAIALLAETEDEIAEAKAKSQSSSSSSAQVLEEKPQEKEEVAPAVPAAAPVAPAVWSPKAVAVGSAVHPASEGGKRIVASPYAKKLAKELKVDLVALVGTGPMGRIVAKDVEAAAAAGVVAASESAPLPASPEKAAPVAPEIELGTVVPFTTMQGAVSRNMVESLSVPTFRVGYTITTNALDALYKKIKSKGVTMTALLAKATALALVQHPVVNSCCRDGNSFTFNSSINIAVAVAIDGGLITPVLQDADKVDIYTLSRKWKELVDKARAKQLQPHEYNTGTFTLSNLGMFGVDRFDAILPPGTGAIMAVGASLPTVVASKDGRIGMQNQMQVNVTADHRVIYGADLASFLQTLAKIIEDPKDLTF, via the exons ATGGCTCAtattctccaaacttctttCCTTCCCTTCACTTCCTCCCTTCGCAGGACACCCGTTTCGGGTCCCAAAGGGAAGCCCCAAGCCCTTCAAGTTAAGGCGAAGATCCGAGAGATTTTCATGCCGGCATTGAGCTCAACGATGACGGAAGGTAAGATCGTTTCGTGGACCAAGTCCGAAGGAGAGAAGCTCTCGAAAGGAGAGAGTGTCGTGGTTGTGGAATCTGACAAGGCTGACATGGACGTCGAGAGTTTCCATGATGGGTTCCTCGCAGCCATCATGGTGGAGGAAGGCGGCGTCGCTCCCGTCGGCTCTGCCATCGCCCTCCTGGCTGAGACTGAAGATGAGATCGCTGAAGCTAAAGCCAAATCACAATCTTCCTCCAGCAGCAGTGCTCAGGTTCTAGAGGAGAAACCACAGGAGAAGGAAGAGGTGGCGCCGGCAGTTCCGGCGGCTGCTCCTGTGGCTCCCGCAGTTTGGAGCCCAAAGGCTGTAGCTGTGGGGTCCGCGGTGCATCCCGCGTCTGAGGGGGGTAAAAGGATAGTGGCGTCACCATATGCGAAAAAATTGGCAAAGGAATTGAAGGTGGATTTGGTGGCATTGGTGGGGACTGGACCAATGGGGAGGATTGTGGCTAAGGACGTCGAGGCTGCGGCGGCAGCAGGTGTGGTGGCTGCTTCTGAGTCGGCCCCACTGCCTGCTTCTCCGGAAAAGGCAGCTCCAGTGGCTCCTGAGATTGAATTGGGGACGGTGGTTCCTTTTACTACAATGCAGGGTGCTGTCAGTAGGAATATGGTTGAGAGTTTGTCTGTGCCTACTTTCAGAGTTGGGTACACCATCACCACAAATGCACTTGATGCCTTGTACAAGAAG aTCAAGTCCAAGGGGGTAACAATGACAGCATTGCTTGCAAAGGCAACAGCACTAGCATTGGTTCAACATCCTGTAGTTAATTCCTGCTGTAGGGATGGCAACAGCTTTACATTTAATAGTAGCATCAATATTGCTGTTGCTGTAGCTATAGATGGTGGTTTGATTACACCAGTTCTGCAGGATGCTGATAAG GTTGACATTTATACATTGTCAAGAAAGTGGAAGGAGTTGGTTGATAAGGCCAGGGCCAAGCAACTGCAACCTCATGAATATAATACAG GTACTTTCACCTTGTCTAACCTTGGGATGTTTGGTGTGGACCGATTTGATGCCATTCTGCCACCTGGAACT GGAGCAATTATGGCTGTTGGAGCTTCTCTGCCTACTGTTGTTGCTAGCAAGGATGGCCGTATTGGCATGCAGAACCAGATGCAG GTAAATGTTACAGCAGATCATCGTGTCATCTATGGTGCTGATCTAGCTTCATTCTTGCAAACCCTTGCCAAGATTATTGAGGATCCCAAAGATCTTACCTTCTAG
- the LOC18592931 gene encoding receptor-like protein kinase 2 produces MRSCTIYSLYLLINFFFCLYPLVFCQLTSNQTNIMINISQQLDIPSSPWNSTKEPNPCRWKGVTCNIPLNNSIVSLSLSGFGLSTSKFLPMFCQIDSLQYLNLSNNFLVSIPDEFFNSCGRIDGLKSLDFSNNKLVGSLPTFHKFVGLESLDFSFNSLSGSINSQLNDLSALKILGLVLSKNNFSGPIPTEIGIYQNLVRIDLSFNSLSGQIPASIGNLTKLQVLILSSNKLTGLIPATLSSITTLRRFSANQNKFVGSIPSNITKFLSILDLSYNNLIGGIPWDFLSPSNLQTVDLSYNRLEGPIPGRMSSSLIRLRLGSNSLSGPISSIDFASLKNLMYLELETNSFTGMIPPEIGSCSKLALLNLAQNQLNGTLPVELFNLTNLQVLKLQLNKVGGEIPSQIGQLRMLSVLNISWNSLNGIIPSSISNFRNLVNLNLQGNNLTGPIPDQISNLNSLLEIQLGENKLSGKIPSMPLNLQISLNLSSNLFEGPIPKALSGLDSLEILDLSNNKFSGEIPDFLLGLSSLTELILSNNMLYGVIPKFSQHVSVNTSGNPGLKNATTNYPVSSSKRKEIAVTIVITLAAAALAVGVVAVIFLLISRHLYKVKDAQTQSWQELSPPRIMQGNFLTANGIHRSNIDFAKAMEVVANPAKVVLKTRFSTYYKAIMPSGASYYVKKLNWSDKIFQLGSHDKFEQELEVLGKLSNSNVMIPLAYVLTVDSAYLFYEFAPKGTLYDILHGSLKNSLDWASRYSIAVGVAQGLAFLHGCASSPILLLDLSSRSIVLKSLKEPQVGDIELCKVIDPSKSSGSLSTVAGSVGYIPPEYAYTMRVTMAGNIYSFGVILLELLTGKPAVSEGTELAKWVLSNSVRPDKRDHILDFSISRASLVIRNQMLAVLKVALACVCVSPETRPKMKSVLRMLLNAR; encoded by the exons ATGAGGAGTTGCACCATTTACAGCCTTTATCTGCTCATAAATTTCTTCTTCTGTTTATACCCTTTGGTCTTCTGTCAACTAACTTCAAACCAGACGAACATAATGATCAATATTTCTCAGCAGCTTGACATCCCAAGTTCACCTTGGAATTCTACAAAAGAGCCGAACCCGTGCCGTTGGAAAGGAGTTACATGCAACATCCCTCTCAACAACTCCATagtctctctttctttatCCGGGTTTGGTCTCTCTACCTCTAAATTTCTACCTATGTTTTGCCAGATTGATTCTCTGCAGTATCTTAACTTGTCAAACAACTTTTTGGTGTCAATCCCTGATGAGTTTTTCAATAGTTGTGGAAGGATTGATGGGTTAAAGAGCTTGGACTTTAGCAACAACAAGTTGGTTGGTTCTTTGCCTACTTTTCATAAATTTGTTGGATTGGAATCCttggatttttctttcaattctttGAGTGGGAGTATTAATTCTCAGTTAaatgatttgagtgcactcAAAATATTGGGTCTTGTGCTTTCTAAGAATAACTTCTCAGGTCCAATACCAACTGAAATTGGAATCTATCAGAATTTGGTCCGGATTGATCTTAGTTTTAATAGCCTTAGTGGACAAATTCCTGCAAGTATTGGGAACCTCACCAAGTTGCAAGTCCTCATTCTATCTTCCAATAAGTTGACAGGGTTGATCCCTGCAACCCTTTCAAGTATCACAACGCTGCGGAGGTTTTCAGCCAATCAAAACAAATTTGTTGGTTCAATTCCTAGTAATATCACAAAATTTCTCAGTATTTTAGATCTtagttataataatttaattgggGGAATTCCATGGGACTTTCTGTCACCATCAAACTTGCAGACCGTGGATTTGTCTTATAATAGGTTGGAGGGACCAATACCTGGAAGAATGTCTTCAAGTTTGATCAGGTTAAGATTGGGTAGCAATTCACTCAGTGGCCCTATCTCTTCAATAGATTTTGCATCACTTAAGAATTTGATGTATTTGGAGTTGGAAACAAACAGCTTTACTGGAATGATACCTCCAGAAATCGGTTCTTGCTCGAAGTTGGCACTCTTGAACTTGGCTCAGAATCAGCTGAATGGAACGTTGCCGGTGGAGCTGTTTAATCTTACTAACCTTCAGGTTCTGAAACTGCAACTCAACAAGGTTGGTGGTGAAATCCCAAGTCAAATTGGCCAATTGCGAATGTTATCCGTACTTAATATCAGCTGGAATTCGCTCAATGGCATCATACCTTCgtcaatttcaaattttagaaATCTTGTTAACTTGAACTTGCAAGGCAACAATCTCACTGGTCCTATACCTGATCAAATTAGCAACTTGAATTCTCTGCTAGAAATCCAGcttggagaaaataaattgagtGGCAAGATTCCCTCTATGCCACTAAATTTGCAGATTTCTTTGAACCTCAGTTCGAACCTCTTTGAAGGACCCATTCCAAAGGCTCTTTCTGGACTGGATAGTTTGGAAATTTTGGATCTCTCTAACAACAAATTCTCAGGTGAAATTCCTGATTTCCTGCTTGGCTTGTCTTCACTGACAGAGCTAATACTTTCCAATAATATGCTATACGGAGTTATTCCCAAGTTCAGTCAACATGTTTCAGTCAATACAAGTGGAAATCCAGGACTTAAAAATGCAACAACAAATTATCCAGTGTCAAGTAgcaagagaaaagaaattgcTGTGACAATTGTCATTACACTTGCAGCAGCTGCTCTTGCTGTAGGGGTAGTTGCAGTTATTTTCCTACTGATCTCAAGACACTTGTACAAGGTTAAAGATGCCCAAACACAATCATGGCAAGAACTTTCTCCTCCTCGGATTATGCAAGGTAACTTTTTGACAGCAAATGGAATCCATAGATCAAATATTGACTTTGCCAAAGCCATGGAAGTGGTTGCCAATCCAGCAAAAGTTGTTCTGAAAACCAGGTTTTCCACCTATTACAAAGCTATCATGCCATCAGGAGCTAGCTATTACGTCAAGAAGCTTAACTGGAGTGACAAGATATTCCAATTGGGCAGCCATGATAAATTTGAGCAAGAGCTAGAGGTGTTGGGGAAGCTAAGCAATTCAAATGTCATGATTCCTTTGGCCTATGTATTGACAGTTGATAGTGCATATCTATTCTATGAATTTGCCCCTAAGGGTACCCTCTATGATATCCTTCATGGCAGCTTGAAAAATTCTTTGGATTGGGCAAGTCGTTACAGTATAGCAGTTGGAGTAGCTCAAGGTCTTGCTTTTCTGCATGGATGTGCTTCAAGTCCGATTCTCCTCCTTGACCTTTCAAGCAGAAGCATTGTGCTTAAGTCTTTGAAGGAGCCACAAGTTGGAGACATTGAGCTTTGTAAAGTAATCGACCCATCCAAGAGCTCTGGAAGCCTTTCCACAGTTGCCGGTTCTGTAGGCTATATTCCTCCAG AGTATGCTTATACAATGAGGGTAACAATGGCTGGAAACATTTATAGCTTTGGAGTTATACTGCTGGAATTGCTGACAGGAAAACCCGCAGTTAGTGAGGGAACTGAGTTAGCCAAGTGGGTATTGAGTAACTCAGTGCGGCCGGATAAGAGGGATCACATCCTTGATTTTAGTATCAGTAGGGCATCATTGGTGATCAGAAACCAGATGCTTGCAGTCTTGAAAGTTGCTCTTGCTTGTGTTTGTGTTTCACCAGAGACAAGGCCCAAAATGAAGAGCGTGCTAAGGATGCTCCTCAATGCAAGATAA
- the LOC18592932 gene encoding receptor-like protein kinase 2, with amino-acid sequence MRSCIYRLCLLIYFFFCLYPLVFCQLASNQKQLMINISQQLGISNSPWNSTKEPNPCRWEGVTCNIPLNNSIVSLSLSGFGLSTSNFLPMFCQIDSLQSLNLSNNILVSIPVEFFNSCGRIDGLKSLDFSNNKLVGSLPTFHKFVGLESLDFSFNSLSGSINSQLNDLSALKILHLVLSKNNFTGPIPTEIVIYQNLVRIDLSFNSLSGQIPASIGNLTKLQVLILSSNQLTGLIPATLSSITTLRRFSANQNKFVGSIPSNITKFLSILDLSYNNLIGGIPWDFLSPSNLQTVDLSYNRLEGPIPGRMSSSLIRLRLGSNSLSGPISSIDFASLKNLMYLELETNSFTGMIPPEIGSCSKLALLNLAQNQLNGTLPVELFNLTNLQVLKLQLNKVGGEIPSQIGQLRMLSVLNISWNSLNGIIPSSISNFRNLVNLNLQGNNLTGPIPDQISNLNSLLEIQLGENKLSSKIPSMPLNLQISLNLSWNLFEGPIPKTLSGLFSLEVLDLSNNKFSGEIPDFLLGLSSLKQLILSNNLLSGVIPKFSQHVSVNTSGNPGLQNATTNYPVSSNKRTRIAVTILSTIAAAVLAIGLVAITDLLIRKYIHKTERILR; translated from the coding sequence ATGAGGAGTTGCATTTACAGGCTTTGTCTGCTGATATATTTCTTCTTCTGTTTATACCCTTTGGTCTTCTGTCAACTAGCTTCAAACCAGAAGCAGCTAATGATCAATATTTCTCAGCAGCTTggcatctcaaattcaccttgGAATTCTACAAAGGAGCCGAACCCGTGCCGCTGGGAAGGAGTTACATGCAACATCCCTCTCAACAACTCCATagtctctctttctttatCCGGGTTTGGTCTCTCTACCTCTAACTTTCTACCTATGTTTTGCCAGATTGATTCCCTGCAGTCTCTTAACTTGTCAAACAACATTTTGGTGTCAATCCCAGTTGAGTTTTTCAATAGTTGTGGAAGGATTGATGGGTTAAAGAGCTTGGACTTTAGCAACAACAAGTTGGTTGGTTCTTTGCCTACTTTTCATAAATTTGTTGGATTGGAATCCttggatttttctttcaattctttGAGTGGGAGTATTAATTCTCAGTTAaatgatttgagtgcactcAAAATATTGCATCTTGTGCTTTCTAAGAATAACTTCACAGGTCCAATACCAACTGAAATTGTAATCTATCAGAATTTGGTCCGGATTGATCTTAGTTTTAATAGCCTCAGTGGACAAATTCCTGCAAGTATTGGGAACCTCACCAAGTTGCAAGTCCTCATTCTCTCTTCCAATCAGTTGACAGGGTTGATCCCTGCAACCCTTTCAAGTATCACAACGCTGCGGAGGTTTTCAGCCAATCAAAACAAATTTGTTGGTTCAATTCCTAGTAATATCACAAAATTTCTCAGTATTTTAGATCTtagttataataatttaattgggGGAATTCCATGGGACTTTCTGTCACCATCAAACTTGCAGACCGTGGATTTGTCTTATAATAGGTTGGAGGGACCAATACCTGGAAGAATGTCTTCAAGTTTGATCAGGTTAAGATTGGGTAGCAATTCACTCAGTGGCCCTATCTCTTCAATAGATTTTGCATCACTTAAGAATTTGATGTATTTGGAGTTGGAAACAAACAGCTTTACTGGAATGATACCTCCAGAAATCGGTTCTTGCTCGAAGTTGGCACTCTTGAACTTGGCTCAGAATCAGCTGAATGGAACGTTGCCGGTGGAGCTGTTTAATCTTACTAACCTTCAGGTTCTGAAACTGCAACTCAACAAGGTTGGTGGTGAAATCCCAAGTCAAATTGGCCAATTGCGAATGTTATCCGTACTTAATATCAGCTGGAATTCGCTCAATGGCATCATACCTTCgtcaatttcaaattttagaaATCTTGTTAACTTGAACTTGCAAGGCAACAATCTCACTGGTCCTATACCTGATCAAATTAGCAACTTGAATTCTCTGCTAGAAATCCAGcttggagaaaataaattgagtAGCAAGATTCCCTCTATGCCACTAAATTTGCAGATTTCTTTGAATCTCAGTTGGAACCTCTTTGAAGGACCCATTCCAAAGACTCTTTCTGGACTGTTTAGTTTGGAAGTTTTGGATCTCTCTAACAACAAATTCTCAGGTGAAATTCCTGATTTCCTGCTTGGTTTGTCTTCACTGAAACAGCTAATACTTTCCAATAATCTGCTATCCGGAGTTATTCCCAAGTTCAGTCAACATGTTTCAGTCAATACAAGTGGAAATCCAGGACTTCAAAATGCAACAACAAATTATCCAGTGTCAAGTAACAAGAGAACACGAATTGCTGTGACAATTCTCAGTACAATTGCGGCAGCTGTTCTTGCTATAGGGTTAGTTGCGATTACTGATCTGCTTATCAGAAAATATATACACAAAACAGAAAGAATTTTgcgttaa
- the LOC18592933 gene encoding uncharacterized protein LOC18592933: protein MASTEEFSFPTTAALYPCGIDSPPLWRLSPAASPDVFLDRKAKECSTREEEDCFPDRPEKKHQERKSFSYVEKGSKVSSKKVAAEDEEEKMDLLWEDFNEELPTSRSSRSSGDMVELGCAQALKLSKNNAAMFPPRRPGMLVFMRVLRKLFLVHNSQRSVKHRTWQTP, encoded by the coding sequence ATGGCCAGTACTGAAGAATTCAGCTTCCCTACCACCGCTGCCTTATACCCTTGTGGGATTGATTCGCCGCCCTTGTGGCGTCTGTCTCCTGCTGCATCTCCTGATGTTTTTCTTGACAGGAAAGCAAAAGAATGTTCAACGAGAGAGGAAGAAGATTGTTTTCCAGATAGACCAGAGAAGAAGCATCAGGAAAGAAAGAGCTTCTCATATGTAGAGAAAGGTTCAAAGGTGTCATCCAAGAAAGTAGCTGCTGAGGATGAAGAGGAAAAGATGGACCTGTTGTGGGAGGATTTCAATGAAGAATTGCCAACAAGTCGCAGTTCAAGGTCTTCCGGAGACATGGTAGAATTGGGTTGTGCCCAGGCCTTGAAATTGTCCAAGAACAATGCTGCCATGTTCCCTCCAAGAAGACCAGGCATGTTGGTTTTCATGAGGGTCTTGAGAAAGCTCTTCTTGGTTCATAATTCTCAGAGGTCAGTTAAACATCGCACCTGGCAAACTCCATAG
- the LOC18592934 gene encoding histidinol-phosphate aminotransferase, chloroplastic: MGVTNISNAASLCLVKPRAKSHQIVNPQRPICSFEGNHKRVIMATISSSSSTASFEHVKQKLGGDSFIRPHLRKLSPYQPILPFEVLSAKLGRKPEDIIKLDANENPYGPPPEVLEVLGSLKFPYIYPDPESRQLRAALAEDSGLESDYILVGCGCDELIDLIMRCVLDPGDKIVDCPPTFTMYEFDAGVNAAEVIKVPRKPDFSLNVEHIAEAVEREKPKCIFLTSPNNPDGSIISDEVLLKILDMPILVVLDEAYIEFSGIESRMQWVKKHDNLIVLRTFSKRAGLAGIRVGYGAFPLSIIEYLWRAKQPYNVSVAAEVAACAALQNPKYLEMVKEALVQERDRLFKLLKEVPFLNPYPSYSNFILCEVTTGKDAKKLKDDLSKMGVMVRHYNKKELKGYIRVTAGKPEHTNVLMECLRLVS; the protein is encoded by the exons ATGGGTGTCACCAATATATCCAACGCTGCTTCACTTTGTTTGGTCAAACCCAGAGCCAAAAGTCACCAAATTGTGAATCCTCAAAGACCCATTTGCTCTTTTGAAGGAAATCATAAGAGGGTCATCATGGCTACtatctcttcttcttcttccactgCATCCTTTGAGCATGTTAAACAGAAGTTGGGTGGTGATTCTTTTATTCGACCCCATTTGAGAAAATTGTCTCCTTATCAACCTATTTTGCCTTTTGAG GTTTTGTCAGCGAAACTGGGAAGAAAGCCTGAAGATATCATCAAATTAGATGCAAATGAAAATCCTTACGGTCCACCTCCAGAG GTTCTTGAAGTCTTAGGGTCATTGAAGTTCCCATATATCTATCCTGACCCTGAATCTCGTCAATTACGTGCTGCTCTTGCTGAAGATTCGGGGCTTGAATCTGATTATATTCTTGTGGGTTGTGGTTGTGATGAGCTTATCGATTTAATCATGCG ATGTGTGCTTGATCCTGGCGACAAGATTGTGGACTGCCCTCCGACCTTCACAATGTATGAATTTGATGCTGGCGTTAATGCGGCAGAAGTTATCAAAG TTCCTAGGAAGCCAGACTTCAGCTTGAATGTAGAACACATAGCTGAGGCTGTTGAGcgagaaaaaccaaaatgcATATTTCTAACTTCTCCAAATAACCCAGATGGAAG TATAATTAGTGATGAAGTTCTCTTGAAGATCCTTGACATGCCTATTTTGGTGGTGCTGGATGAAGCTTACATCGAGTTTTCCGGAATTGAATCTAGAATGCAATGGGTGAAGAAGCATGACAATCTAATTGTCCTTCGAACATTTAGCAAAAGAGCTG GTTTAGCTGGGATCCGTGTTGGATATGGAGCATTCCCTTTGAGTATAATTGAGTATTTGTGGAGAGCAAAGCAACCGTATAATGTTTCTGTTGCTGCTGAAGTTGCTGCATGTGCTGCATTGCAGAACCCAAAGTATCTAGAG ATGGTGAAAGAGGCTTTGGTACAAGAACGGGATAGGCTTTTTAAACTTCTTAAGGAAGTACCATTTCTGAATCCATATCCAAGCTATTCTAATTTCATTCTATGTGAGGTGACAACTGGAAAGGATGCTAAGAAGTTAAAG GATGATCTTTCAAAAATGGGTGTAATGGTCCGTCACtataataaaaaagagttGAAGGGCTATATTCGTGTAACGGCTGGGAAGCCTGAACATACGAATGTCTTAATGGAGTGCTTGAGGCTTGTATCCTGA